The Paenibacillus sp. RUD330 genome has a segment encoding these proteins:
- a CDS encoding VOC family protein yields the protein MAKLYPYLHSEDARAQAEFYTEALGGEILSVMTHGEMPGAKDDSLKDKVLHLALVAAGVTIFLSDSFRPVHPGTNLNLSLEFADGEEARQAFAKLAEGGTIGHALEPAFWGTLFGQVTDKYGILWMITTEASQAG from the coding sequence ATGGCCAAGCTGTACCCTTACCTGCATTCGGAGGACGCGAGAGCGCAGGCGGAATTCTATACGGAGGCTCTTGGAGGCGAAATCCTGTCCGTCATGACTCACGGCGAAATGCCGGGCGCCAAGGACGACAGCCTCAAGGACAAGGTTCTCCATCTGGCGCTCGTCGCCGCAGGCGTGACGATCTTCCTATCGGACTCTTTCCGTCCCGTCCATCCCGGCACCAATCTCAATCTGTCGCTTGAATTCGCCGACGGGGAAGAGGCGCGCCAAGCCTTCGCCAAACTGGCGGAAGGCGGAACGATCGGGCATGCGCTGGAACCGGCTTTCTGGGGAACGCTCTTCGGGCAGGTGACGGACAAATACGGCATTCTCTGGATGATTACGACCGAAGCCTCTCAGGCCGGCTGA
- a CDS encoding MmcQ/YjbR family DNA-binding protein, with protein sequence MNHEKLIKLGLGYPGASVKTPFDPDMQVLYVKDKMFALFGRHAGWESVNLKTDPDEAWLQRESYPDSVLPGYHMNKRHWNTVVLNGNVPGDTVRQMLQESYQLVVAKFPKRVRAELAGSMKRGMPGGGQEG encoded by the coding sequence GTGAACCATGAAAAGCTGATCAAGCTTGGCCTAGGCTACCCGGGAGCCAGCGTGAAAACCCCTTTCGACCCCGATATGCAGGTGCTGTACGTGAAGGACAAGATGTTCGCCCTCTTCGGGAGGCATGCCGGATGGGAGAGCGTGAACCTGAAGACCGATCCGGACGAAGCCTGGCTGCAGCGGGAAAGCTACCCGGATTCGGTGCTTCCGGGATACCATATGAACAAGCGGCACTGGAACACGGTCGTGCTGAATGGCAACGTTCCCGGCGATACCGTCCGGCAGATGCTCCAGGAGAGCTATCAGCTCGTAGTGGCCAAGTTCCCCAAGCGGGTGCGGGCGGAGCTCGCCGGAAGCATGAAGCGGGGCATGCCGGGCGGCGGACAGGAAGGCTGA
- a CDS encoding cation acetate symporter → MNTAFLLFLLIVLGTLVITYYASKKSKTASEFYTAGGGLTGWQNGLAIAGDYMSAASFLGIAGMIALFGFDGFFYSIGFLVAYLVVLYLVAEPLRNLGRYTMADMIAARFNQPQIRGVAALNSIVISIFYMIAQLVGAGGLIALLIPSLDYTTSVLIVGVLMTVYVVFGGMTATSWVQIIKCVLLMAGTLIISLIVFAKFDFNIGHMFTEMKSATGLKEAFLNPGNKFKNGLDTISLNLALVLGTAGLPHILIRFFTVKDAPTARKSVVTATWIIGIFYIMTLFLGFGAAAFVGEETIVKANAAGNMAAPLLAKALGGEFLFAFISAVAFATILAVVAGLVLSAASAFSHDFYNHILRKGQAKEKDQVRMAKLASVGVAVVSIILALFAQKLNVAFLVSLAFAVAASANLPVILFTVFWKRFNTAGAITGMLTGLISALFLVMISPNVWNPVAGKAILVGTPLIDLTNPGIISIPLGFIGAFLGTFLSSKTNAAKYDEVLVKANTGISDLPAS, encoded by the coding sequence ATGAACACGGCGTTCCTGCTGTTCCTGCTCATTGTGCTCGGCACCCTTGTCATCACTTATTACGCTTCCAAGAAATCCAAGACCGCGAGCGAATTCTATACCGCCGGCGGCGGCTTGACCGGCTGGCAGAACGGACTGGCCATCGCCGGCGACTACATGTCGGCCGCTTCCTTCCTCGGCATCGCCGGCATGATCGCGCTGTTCGGCTTCGACGGCTTCTTCTACAGCATCGGCTTCCTTGTCGCCTATCTGGTCGTGCTCTATCTCGTCGCAGAGCCTTTGCGCAACCTGGGCCGCTATACGATGGCCGACATGATTGCCGCGCGCTTCAATCAGCCGCAGATCCGCGGCGTGGCGGCACTGAACTCCATCGTCATCTCGATCTTCTACATGATCGCCCAGCTCGTAGGCGCAGGCGGCCTGATCGCCCTGCTCATTCCGAGCCTGGACTACACCACCTCGGTCCTGATCGTCGGCGTGCTGATGACCGTATATGTCGTCTTCGGCGGCATGACGGCCACGAGCTGGGTGCAGATCATCAAATGCGTCCTGCTCATGGCCGGCACGCTGATCATCTCCCTCATCGTATTCGCCAAATTCGACTTCAACATCGGCCATATGTTCACGGAGATGAAGAGCGCGACAGGCTTGAAGGAGGCGTTCCTGAACCCCGGCAACAAGTTCAAGAACGGCCTCGACACGATCTCGCTCAACCTGGCGCTCGTGCTCGGCACGGCCGGCCTGCCGCATATCCTGATCCGCTTCTTCACGGTCAAGGACGCTCCGACCGCGCGCAAGTCCGTCGTGACGGCGACGTGGATCATCGGCATCTTCTACATCATGACGCTGTTCCTCGGCTTCGGCGCAGCCGCCTTTGTCGGCGAGGAGACGATCGTGAAAGCCAACGCCGCCGGCAACATGGCCGCTCCGCTGCTGGCCAAGGCGCTCGGCGGAGAGTTCCTGTTCGCCTTCATATCCGCCGTCGCCTTCGCCACAATCCTGGCGGTTGTCGCCGGACTGGTCCTGTCGGCCGCCTCGGCCTTCTCCCATGACTTCTACAATCATATCCTGCGCAAAGGCCAAGCCAAGGAAAAGGATCAGGTGCGCATGGCCAAGCTGGCTTCCGTCGGCGTCGCCGTCGTCTCCATCATCCTGGCTCTGTTCGCCCAGAAGCTCAATGTCGCCTTCCTCGTCTCGCTGGCCTTCGCCGTCGCGGCGAGCGCGAATCTGCCGGTCATCCTGTTCACGGTGTTCTGGAAGCGGTTCAATACGGCGGGAGCCATCACGGGCATGCTGACCGGCCTGATCTCGGCCCTGTTCCTCGTCATGATCAGCCCGAACGTCTGGAACCCCGTCGCAGGCAAAGCCATTCTCGTCGGCACGCCGCTCATCGACCTGACGAATCCCGGCATCATCTCCATCCCGCTCGGCTTCATCGGGGCGTTCCTCGGAACGTTCCTCTCGTCCAAGACGAACGCAGCCAAGTATGACGAGGTGCTGGTCAAAGCCAATACGGGCATATCGGATCTTCCGGCTTCGTAG
- a CDS encoding MarR family transcriptional regulator, with translation MTELFEKLSRLQWLLRKQQLKTFAAGGPMADTSRGQGRILAVLRMKDGISTKDLSYLLGIRVSSLNELLAKLEKGGYITRNPSEADRRVMLIHLTEKGREEEEPEQDVGGVFSCLSSEERLAFGEYLDRIIAALEAELGTDEERDGLSEWMAAARMRMGDEQFEELMSMRGNMRSRRGGFGDGRFGGGFPGFGFNRRHAWPNDADSSRPSVPEQPHDGEGKVDR, from the coding sequence ATGACGGAGCTATTTGAAAAACTCTCCAGGCTGCAATGGCTATTGCGCAAGCAACAGCTCAAAACATTCGCCGCAGGCGGACCGATGGCGGATACAAGCCGCGGGCAAGGCAGAATACTGGCTGTTCTTAGAATGAAAGACGGAATCAGCACAAAGGATTTGTCTTATTTGCTTGGCATCCGCGTCTCGTCATTGAACGAGCTGCTTGCGAAGCTTGAGAAAGGCGGTTACATCACCCGCAACCCCTCTGAAGCGGATCGGCGCGTCATGCTGATCCATCTGACCGAAAAGGGTCGAGAGGAAGAGGAGCCTGAACAGGACGTCGGCGGCGTGTTTTCCTGTCTGTCGTCCGAGGAGCGGCTGGCCTTTGGCGAGTATCTCGACCGCATCATAGCCGCCCTTGAAGCAGAGCTGGGCACGGATGAGGAGAGGGATGGACTGTCGGAGTGGATGGCAGCGGCAAGGATGCGGATGGGAGACGAACAGTTTGAGGAATTGATGTCCATGCGCGGCAATATGCGCAGTAGGCGCGGCGGATTCGGAGATGGCCGTTTCGGAGGCGGATTTCCCGGGTTTGGTTTCAATAGACGCCATGCTTGGCCCAACGATGCGGACAGTTCGCGCCCTTCAGTCCCTGAACAACCACATGATGGGGAGGGTAAGGTAGACCGATAA
- a CDS encoding MATE family efflux transporter, which translates to MDADNLHYFEKAPVAKAVAHFAVPMMLGMSMSVIYSVLNAYFLGTLHNTAMLTALALTLPLFAIIMALGSLIGMGSGTFISRLLGEKKYEDAKRVSSFAFYSSLGLGLIVMAVGLPLIEPIVHGLGATPGSFGFTKDYVTMMLIGSPFVVLCFTLENIVRSEGAAITSMIGMILSVAVNIILDALAIFVFHWGVIGVAAATVVANMAASAFYALHMGKKSPFLTVSVRWFKATKDILGQVFKIGIPVFVMSVFLGAMSLILNHYLVEYGDQALAAYGISSRLLQLPEFILMGLCEGVVPLIAFSFTANKLRMKDTIGFTIKAIVALAAMFGVVVFLTSDSLIGLFTNDPQLIEMGSYILHVTFLSLFISGATALFTGIFQATAQGTAAIVMSIIQGVTLIPVLYIANRMNGFHGVVWSLVIADAVAFLAGAFMLYVLRTKLQPDLEQLVQ; encoded by the coding sequence ATGGATGCAGATAACCTCCATTACTTTGAAAAAGCACCGGTCGCAAAGGCCGTAGCCCACTTCGCTGTGCCAATGATGCTGGGCATGTCCATGAGCGTCATCTACTCCGTCTTGAATGCCTATTTCCTCGGCACCCTCCACAATACGGCCATGCTGACCGCTCTCGCCCTGACCTTGCCGTTATTCGCGATCATTATGGCGCTTGGCAGCTTGATCGGCATGGGCAGCGGCACCTTCATCTCCCGTTTGCTGGGTGAGAAAAAATATGAGGATGCCAAGCGTGTGTCTTCATTCGCCTTTTACAGCAGTCTTGGTCTCGGTCTTATCGTGATGGCCGTCGGCCTTCCGCTGATCGAGCCCATCGTTCATGGCCTGGGGGCGACGCCGGGCTCCTTCGGCTTCACGAAGGACTATGTCACGATGATGCTTATCGGCTCCCCCTTCGTCGTATTGTGCTTCACGCTGGAAAATATCGTGCGCTCGGAGGGTGCGGCAATCACGTCGATGATCGGTATGATTCTCAGTGTTGCCGTGAATATTATTCTCGATGCGCTAGCTATCTTCGTCTTCCATTGGGGAGTGATCGGCGTTGCAGCTGCCACGGTCGTAGCGAACATGGCTGCGAGTGCATTCTACGCCCTCCATATGGGAAAGAAGAGCCCATTTTTAACCGTATCCGTCAGATGGTTCAAGGCTACAAAAGACATTCTGGGCCAAGTATTCAAAATCGGTATTCCCGTCTTTGTGATGAGCGTCTTTCTGGGTGCAATGTCGCTCATCTTGAACCATTATCTTGTCGAATACGGGGATCAGGCCCTGGCGGCGTATGGAATCTCCTCCCGTTTATTGCAGCTTCCCGAGTTTATTCTGATGGGCCTATGCGAGGGAGTCGTGCCGTTGATCGCGTTTTCTTTTACAGCGAATAAATTGCGAATGAAGGATACCATTGGATTCACAATCAAAGCGATCGTGGCGTTGGCAGCCATGTTCGGCGTCGTCGTCTTTCTTACCTCCGACTCCTTGATCGGATTATTTACGAACGACCCTCAATTGATTGAAATGGGCAGCTACATTTTACATGTGACGTTCCTATCCCTGTTCATTTCGGGAGCGACCGCGTTGTTCACGGGAATCTTCCAAGCAACTGCGCAGGGTACCGCCGCGATTGTGATGTCCATTATTCAAGGCGTTACTTTGATTCCGGTGTTGTATATCGCCAATCGAATGAACGGCTTTCACGGGGTCGTCTGGTCGCTCGTCATTGCCGACGCTGTGGCGTTCCTTGCTGGCGCCTTCATGCTGTATGTTCTGCGGACCAAGCTGCAGCCGGATTTGGAGCAATTAGTCCAGTAG
- a CDS encoding DUF485 domain-containing protein — protein MAKAPLTYSDVARSDSFRALLRKKKQFLLPMTLFFLAFYFTLPILTSYSKVLNEPALGPVSWAWLLGTAQFIMTWTLCTVYSRKAAKFDEMVEGIKAEVARSGQVHEKGRKTS, from the coding sequence GTGGCCAAAGCTCCGCTGACCTACAGCGACGTAGCCCGTTCGGATTCGTTTCGTGCCTTGTTGCGGAAGAAAAAGCAATTCCTGCTCCCGATGACTCTCTTTTTCCTCGCCTTCTACTTTACCCTGCCCATCCTGACCTCCTACTCCAAGGTGCTCAACGAGCCCGCGCTCGGGCCGGTCTCCTGGGCATGGCTGCTCGGCACGGCGCAGTTCATCATGACCTGGACGCTCTGCACCGTCTACAGCCGCAAGGCGGCCAAGTTCGACGAGATGGTCGAAGGCATCAAGGCCGAGGTCGCCCGCAGCGGCCAAGTCCATGAGAAAGGGCGGAAAACTTCATGA
- a CDS encoding C40 family peptidase produces the protein MAQRKWMRKSLKPAFVLAAAASLAGGCGTAGERPYNDVNMRMQNMQQQLGAGTIKVGKQSVYQVPMTEADGKVWIPLEHAARAVNMKVHSMRDGYAIGDTDAAYKVRMGDVNAVSGSRTVDLPDAPRSIGGQPCLSSDSLTALLETPVRWNAKTRELTVSPLQDSPKSNTQRGITMQMTDPTGLRSGGSLLPFSTGSAQELLQLAKRFLGTPYDFGSGSYASTKKFDCSSFTQYVYDKFGVELPRTSREQSQVGRTVSESELQPGDLMFFYTPGRYDSNKVVGHVGIYAGNGKIVQTYGDPGVVVDDFNEYWKGRFLFGKRVLGS, from the coding sequence ATGGCACAAAGAAAATGGATGCGGAAAAGCTTGAAGCCGGCCTTCGTGCTGGCCGCGGCGGCCAGCTTGGCAGGAGGCTGCGGCACGGCGGGAGAGAGGCCTTACAATGATGTGAATATGCGCATGCAGAACATGCAGCAGCAGCTGGGCGCCGGTACAATCAAGGTAGGCAAGCAAAGCGTCTACCAGGTCCCGATGACGGAAGCGGACGGCAAGGTATGGATTCCGCTGGAGCATGCCGCACGGGCCGTGAATATGAAGGTGCATTCCATGCGCGACGGTTATGCGATCGGAGATACGGACGCGGCTTACAAGGTCCGAATGGGCGACGTCAACGCGGTATCCGGCAGCCGGACGGTCGACTTGCCGGATGCTCCGCGCTCTATCGGCGGCCAGCCTTGCCTTTCATCGGATTCGCTGACAGCGCTGCTCGAGACGCCGGTCCGCTGGAACGCCAAGACGAGGGAGCTGACCGTCTCTCCGCTTCAGGATTCTCCGAAGTCCAATACGCAAAGAGGCATCACCATGCAGATGACGGATCCGACCGGCCTCCGCAGCGGCGGCTCCCTGCTGCCGTTCTCCACGGGAAGCGCGCAGGAGCTGCTGCAGCTGGCCAAGCGTTTCCTCGGCACCCCGTATGATTTCGGCTCGGGCAGCTATGCCTCGACGAAGAAATTCGATTGCTCTTCCTTCACCCAATACGTCTATGACAAGTTCGGCGTCGAGCTGCCCCGCACATCGCGGGAGCAATCCCAAGTGGGGAGGACCGTCAGCGAGTCCGAGCTTCAGCCCGGAGACTTGATGTTCTTTTACACGCCGGGGCGCTACGACAGCAACAAGGTGGTCGGGCATGTCGGCATCTACGCAGGCAACGGGAAAATCGTCCAAACATACGGGGATCCGGGCGTCGTCGTGGACGACTTCAACGAGTATTGGAAAGGGCGGTTCCTGTTCGGCAAGCGCGTGTTGGGCAGCTAG
- a CDS encoding MarR family transcriptional regulator: MTETTKEPEDQAASLKLFVVLSKAYRTIMDLAIKDMKKYGLSPSEFTVLEVLYTKGRVPLQQIGEKILVTSGSVTYNIDKLEKKELLKRIPCEDDRRVTFAELTDQGRRLFDSIFPQHASLIHSLTAGLDSEEKELAASLLKKLGRGAEKG; this comes from the coding sequence ATGACGGAAACGACGAAGGAACCAGAGGACCAGGCGGCATCGCTCAAGCTGTTCGTCGTCCTGTCCAAGGCCTACCGGACGATCATGGATCTGGCGATCAAGGATATGAAGAAATACGGCTTGTCGCCGTCCGAATTCACCGTGCTGGAAGTGCTGTACACGAAGGGCCGCGTGCCTCTGCAGCAGATCGGGGAGAAGATTCTCGTGACGAGCGGCAGCGTGACCTACAACATCGACAAGCTGGAGAAGAAGGAGCTGCTGAAGCGCATCCCATGCGAGGATGACCGGAGAGTGACGTTCGCCGAGCTGACCGACCAGGGAAGGCGGCTGTTCGATTCCATTTTTCCTCAGCATGCCTCGCTGATCCACTCGCTGACGGCCGGGCTCGATTCGGAGGAGAAGGAGCTGGCGGCCTCGCTGCTGAAGAAGCTCGGACGCGGGGCGGAGAAGGGATAG
- a CDS encoding VOC family protein yields the protein MGYSFHGIDHVQLAAPAGREAEARSFFGDMLGWPELPKPAALQSRGGVWFQCGPHQVHIGVQKDFVPAAKAHPAFGVNGLDALRLRLEASGIAVQEDETRAEEGIGRFYCSDPFGNRLEFMERL from the coding sequence ATGGGGTACTCATTTCACGGCATTGATCATGTGCAGCTTGCCGCTCCAGCCGGCAGAGAAGCCGAAGCACGCTCCTTTTTCGGGGATATGCTGGGCTGGCCCGAGCTGCCCAAGCCCGCTGCACTGCAGAGCCGGGGCGGGGTCTGGTTTCAATGCGGACCGCATCAGGTCCATATCGGCGTGCAAAAGGATTTCGTTCCTGCCGCGAAAGCCCATCCCGCCTTCGGCGTGAACGGGCTGGATGCCTTGCGGCTTCGGCTGGAGGCAAGCGGAATCGCCGTCCAAGAGGACGAGACGCGCGCCGAAGAAGGAATCGGACGCTTCTATTGCAGCGATCCCTTCGGCAATCGGCTGGAGTTCATGGAAAGGCTCTGA
- a CDS encoding ring-cleaving dioxygenase, whose amino-acid sequence MTLATKGIHHITAFATDPQGIVDFYAGVLGLRMVKKTINFDAPEVYHLYFGDEHGSPGTILTFFPHPGSRKGRVGGGQVGMTTLAVPPGSMGFWEERLARFGVDTSKAVRFGEELLQFADREGMLLEIVEREQGPENSWSFGGVPSDKAVKGFGGALLYSTNSAATRRALTDTLGLKAAGESGGFARFIGEGELGNIVDVPLEDVEYGSGGAGTVHHIAWRAKDFAEHEQWRAAASAGGFQPTPVIDRQYFNAVYFRESGGILFEIATDPPGFAVDEAEDQLGAKLMLPDWYEPHRGQIEAGLLPITVRSLGEE is encoded by the coding sequence ATGACACTCGCAACCAAGGGCATCCACCATATCACCGCTTTCGCTACCGATCCGCAAGGAATCGTGGACTTCTACGCCGGCGTGCTCGGCCTTCGCATGGTCAAGAAAACGATCAACTTCGACGCTCCTGAAGTGTACCACCTCTACTTCGGCGACGAGCATGGCAGCCCCGGCACGATCCTGACCTTCTTCCCTCATCCGGGCTCGCGCAAAGGCCGCGTCGGCGGCGGCCAGGTCGGCATGACGACTCTGGCGGTGCCTCCAGGCTCGATGGGCTTCTGGGAAGAGCGGCTGGCACGCTTCGGCGTCGATACGTCGAAGGCCGTCCGCTTCGGAGAAGAACTGCTGCAGTTCGCGGACCGCGAAGGAATGCTGCTGGAAATCGTCGAGCGCGAGCAAGGACCCGAGAACAGCTGGAGCTTTGGCGGCGTGCCTTCGGACAAAGCCGTAAAAGGCTTCGGCGGAGCGCTTCTGTACAGCACGAATTCGGCCGCGACGCGCCGGGCTCTGACCGACACGCTCGGCCTCAAGGCGGCCGGCGAGTCCGGCGGCTTCGCCCGCTTCATCGGCGAAGGCGAGCTCGGCAACATCGTCGACGTGCCGCTCGAGGATGTCGAATATGGCAGCGGAGGCGCGGGAACGGTGCATCATATCGCCTGGCGCGCGAAGGACTTCGCCGAGCACGAGCAGTGGAGAGCGGCTGCGTCGGCTGGAGGCTTCCAGCCGACGCCGGTCATCGACCGCCAGTATTTCAACGCGGTGTACTTCCGGGAGAGTGGCGGCATCCTGTTCGAGATCGCGACCGATCCGCCGGGATTCGCGGTGGACGAGGCGGAGGACCAGCTCGGCGCCAAGCTGATGCTGCCGGACTGGTACGAGCCGCATCGGGGACAGATCGAAGCCGGCTTGCTGCCGATCACGGTGCGCAGCCTGGGGGAGGAATAA
- a CDS encoding LytTR family DNA-binding domain-containing protein has translation MKLTVLIAEDERLAREELVYMLSKEPDLELLEPACSGKEAMEAVLAGRPDAVFLDVEMPEMTGLQAARALMEAGNPPLFVFTTAYDHYAVDAFGVEAVDYLLKPYDEERLRRALRRLRERKQKGMLEQPAGGGEAGAAAAGAGHAAVPAAEAGSKLAAAAAAVSAAGEEVRPGGMGLASSPAGADAGRAGAGMPAGTPSAATSPPLPASAGPAAARRIRLLIEDGGKMVVLDGRSLLFAVKEEKLTRIRMADGNEYTARQTLQELEERLGAGFFRPHRSYLVNLDYIREIQPWFNGAYNAVLKHAEEIRIPVSRSAAKEMLRLLEEGG, from the coding sequence ATGAAGCTGACCGTGCTGATCGCCGAGGATGAGAGGCTGGCCCGCGAGGAGCTTGTCTATATGCTGTCCAAGGAGCCGGACCTGGAGCTGCTGGAGCCGGCCTGCAGCGGCAAGGAAGCGATGGAGGCCGTCCTTGCCGGGCGGCCGGATGCCGTCTTCCTCGATGTGGAGATGCCGGAAATGACCGGCCTGCAGGCGGCTCGCGCCTTGATGGAGGCTGGCAACCCGCCGCTCTTCGTCTTCACGACGGCATACGACCACTATGCGGTCGATGCGTTCGGAGTCGAGGCGGTGGATTATTTGTTGAAGCCCTACGATGAGGAGAGGCTTCGGCGGGCGTTGAGGCGGCTGCGCGAGCGCAAGCAGAAGGGCATGCTCGAGCAGCCGGCGGGAGGGGGAGAGGCCGGCGCAGCCGCGGCGGGAGCGGGACATGCGGCCGTTCCCGCTGCGGAAGCGGGAAGCAAGCTGGCCGCGGCTGCAGCCGCTGTTTCCGCGGCGGGAGAGGAGGTCAGGCCTGGCGGCATGGGCCTGGCGTCCTCTCCCGCCGGAGCGGACGCCGGGCGGGCAGGAGCAGGAATGCCGGCCGGGACACCGTCTGCCGCGACGTCTCCGCCGCTTCCGGCTTCCGCTGGTCCCGCTGCCGCGCGGCGGATCCGTCTGCTGATCGAGGACGGGGGGAAGATGGTCGTGCTCGACGGCCGCTCCCTGCTGTTCGCCGTCAAGGAAGAGAAGCTGACCCGGATCCGGATGGCCGACGGGAACGAGTATACGGCGCGCCAGACGCTGCAGGAGCTGGAGGAGCGCCTCGGCGCCGGTTTTTTTCGGCCGCACCGGAGCTATCTCGTCAACCTGGACTATATCCGTGAAATCCAGCCCTGGTTCAACGGAGCCTACAATGCGGTGCTCAAGCATGCGGAGGAGATCCGCATCCCGGTGTCCCGTTCCGCCGCCAAGGAAATGCTGCGGCTGCTGGAGGAGGGCGGATGA
- a CDS encoding LytS/YhcK type 5TM receptor domain-containing protein, which produces MEPYTRVLIERMGMLLIVMFIMTRLPLFRMLLDRAVTIRTGLLFTLMFGLIGIAGTYSGVVAGTDGMQAAFWISRLEPGQLLAHSALIGVVLAGLLGGAYVGAGAGLIAGLHAAALGGLAGGAYLVSTPLIGLLAGLVARFFYEERIIAPIKAFFIGVFAPILQMGVILIYTTSSPEAVALVNSIGMPMVLSSSLGIALFVAMIQVALKEQERSGALETQRALAVAGTVLPHLEQELTVERASAAARVLALALPADAVAVADTASILAYTGSGSRRFEPLHPTGSPLCVQAVRTGGTVVAELRREEEESALQTLASKRGRAAVPGSRRKDGLKRRADREPGAVILIPYQQSGRTVGMLQLYYRNRRLIRRVEEEFAAGLSRLISSQLTLARAAELEVLTKEAELRALQAQIHPHFLFNTLNSIVTLIRTQPEAAKGLTYQLAQFMRASLRTAQSPLIPLEQELEQLGIYLNILRVRFGDQMRLECDVCPDEAGIQIPPSTLQPLVENSIQHGLRSVRSGGIVKVTLRREPGCLSIAVEDNGGGIDGAALPKLGAAPLQTADPRGNGLGVYNVNQRLIRLFGTESALVYENLPAGGCRVAFRLPLERRIG; this is translated from the coding sequence ATGGAGCCCTATACCCGGGTGCTCATCGAGCGGATGGGCATGCTGCTGATTGTGATGTTCATCATGACTCGGCTTCCGCTCTTCCGCATGCTGCTGGATCGCGCGGTGACGATCCGGACAGGCCTGCTGTTCACGCTGATGTTCGGTCTTATCGGCATTGCCGGCACGTACTCCGGCGTCGTCGCCGGAACGGACGGCATGCAGGCCGCCTTCTGGATCAGCCGGCTTGAGCCCGGCCAGCTGCTGGCCCACTCGGCTCTGATTGGCGTCGTGCTGGCCGGCCTGCTCGGCGGCGCCTACGTCGGCGCCGGAGCGGGACTCATCGCCGGGCTGCATGCTGCGGCGCTCGGAGGGCTGGCCGGCGGCGCCTACCTCGTCTCCACGCCGCTGATCGGCCTGCTGGCAGGGCTTGTCGCCCGCTTCTTCTACGAAGAGAGGATCATCGCTCCGATCAAGGCCTTTTTCATCGGCGTATTCGCCCCCATTCTCCAGATGGGCGTCATCCTCATCTATACGACCTCCTCGCCCGAGGCGGTCGCTCTCGTCAACAGCATCGGCATGCCGATGGTGCTGTCCAGCAGCCTTGGCATCGCCCTCTTCGTCGCAATGATCCAGGTCGCGCTGAAGGAGCAGGAGCGGTCAGGCGCGCTGGAGACGCAGCGCGCGCTCGCCGTGGCGGGAACGGTGCTGCCCCATCTGGAGCAGGAGCTCACGGTGGAGAGGGCGTCAGCCGCTGCCCGCGTGCTTGCGCTGGCGCTGCCGGCCGATGCCGTCGCCGTGGCGGATACGGCTTCGATTCTTGCTTACACCGGCTCCGGCTCCCGCAGGTTCGAGCCGCTGCATCCGACCGGATCGCCGTTATGCGTGCAGGCTGTCCGCACAGGCGGCACGGTCGTCGCCGAGCTGCGCCGGGAGGAGGAAGAATCGGCCCTGCAGACGCTGGCGTCGAAGCGGGGGAGAGCGGCCGTTCCGGGCTCCCGCCGCAAGGACGGATTGAAGCGGCGCGCCGACCGCGAGCCTGGCGCCGTCATCCTGATCCCTTATCAGCAATCGGGGCGGACGGTCGGCATGCTGCAGCTGTATTACCGCAACCGCCGTCTCATCCGCAGGGTGGAGGAGGAGTTCGCCGCAGGACTCAGCCGGCTGATCTCAAGCCAGCTGACGCTGGCGCGGGCGGCGGAGCTGGAGGTGCTGACGAAGGAAGCGGAGCTGCGCGCTCTGCAGGCGCAGATCCATCCCCATTTCCTCTTCAACACGCTGAATTCGATCGTCACGCTCATCCGCACGCAGCCGGAAGCGGCCAAGGGGCTCACCTACCAGCTGGCCCAATTCATGAGAGCGAGCCTGCGGACGGCCCAATCGCCGCTGATTCCGCTGGAGCAGGAGCTTGAGCAGCTTGGAATCTACCTCAACATCTTGCGGGTCCGCTTCGGGGATCAGATGAGGCTGGAATGCGACGTCTGTCCGGATGAGGCCGGAATCCAGATTCCGCCTTCGACGCTGCAGCCGCTCGTGGAGAACAGCATCCAGCACGGCTTGCGCAGCGTCAGAAGCGGCGGAATCGTCAAGGTGACGCTTCGGCGGGAGCCTGGCTGCCTGTCCATTGCCGTGGAGGACAACGGCGGCGGCATCGACGGGGCGGCGCTGCCCAAGCTCGGCGCGGCCCCTTTGCAGACCGCCGATCCCAGGGGCAACGGCCTCGGCGTCTACAACGTGAATCAGAGGCTGATCCGGCTTTTCGGAACCGAATCCGCCCTTGTCTATGAGAATTTGCCTGCGGGCGGATGCCGGGTGGCCTTCCGCTTGCCGCTGGAGAGGAGAATCGGATGA